The DNA segment GAGCTAAGTTTTGGAATAGAACCTTCCTTGAAACTGAAACTTCTCCCAATCCGACTTAAGCTTACGCTAAGTCGACGATTAGATGAGGGATTCACTGGTGTCGGCTCAGGAATTCCATGGTCCCGCGGTTCCAGCGAATTACTGAAAGCACACTGATTCTTTAGCTTTATATCTAACACATCCTTTTCAATGCAAGTATATTCAGATTTGAGACTAGATGTGTTATTTGAGCAAGATGCTTTCTTATGTACTCCAGAAGACCGACCAATATCTAGATTAGTATTATTACTTTGTTGCAATCTTTCAGAGGAAACTAGCTCAGCCACAGAAGGCAGTAACTTTGAATGTGGAATTTCAGAATGTAAATCTTCAGTGTAAATCTCCTCAGGAATGGACATATATGACACACTACTCCGGCTTGATTCCCCAAGGTCTTCATCGGATGAGGTTCTTGATTGAGAATGCTGAAAATAGTCTTCAGATTTCAATTGCAGAACTCTTCGGGGACGAAGCAACACAATATTACTAGGCATCCTATGACTTTGTTTATGACCAGCATCAATATCTGATTCCTGCCACTGATCCATCTTGTTCTTGAGTTCACTGCCGCCTGAACTCATTTTCTTCTGAGAACGAAATGACACACCTTTATTTTTTGATTCTAATGATGAAAATCCCTTATCAGAACTAGACTTCCGATTTCTCTCCTTTTTCTTGAGGCTCTGTGGATGCAAACCCTCCATTCTCTTATCATCTTCAACATTCCTACCACtagaattttcatttgaaactACTGAGACCCCATGATGCCAGGATTTAGATGCAGAGCTTCCAACTACCGAAGTTATTTCATCATAGTCATTAACTTTCACCCTTTGAAGAGATGTAACTGACTGAGTTTTGCCAAATTCCGAGGGTGACATCCCGAGCTCATCTCCAATGGTCTTTGTTTTGATTTCAGAATGCTGATCCTGTTTGACATTCTGAGAAGACATTTTAGAACTCATACCAAGGTCTTCTTTATAAGGTCCCTTGCTTCTCGAAGAACTCAAACCTTTTTTACCATCAAGCTTTTTATTATGGCCAACAGAAATGGTAGATGATGTTGTGGCTGCCGTTGATGATGCTTCTTCACTGCTGTTGAAAGATGTGAAATTGCTAGCTTCTGCCTTTGTATGCGTTTGCTTGTTCTTCCATTTTTCAAGTTTTGACCAATCAAGAACCCCAACATTTAAAGCCTTCCCTTGAATGCTTTCTCCTCCATCAGAACGCTTGAGAAATTCAGGCAAACTAGACATGTACTTAACAAGTTCATCAGGTGGAGTTGAACTTCCCTTTGCACTATCCAAGTGCTGAACCTTTCTTACTACATTATGCTTTGCTTTATAACCAGAATCACTGCTTGCTTGACCAACAATAATCTTTGATTTTAACTTAAGTGAGTCCTTTGGAGATGGATTTGGTTGGAGCAAATTAGAACCATCCTTTGCTGACTCTGacctgctttgctgttttgagcTTTTCTTTCTAAGGGTTAAGCCAAACCCCATCTCTTCAGAGGGATTCAACAACTCATTATATTGAAGGATGATCAATCATATGATTTAATATATGCTAAGATTTCACTTTGAAAAGTTTGTCCCGTAAACTCATGCTGCAGAGGAGTTACTCCACTTGATCTGGACATGTTTACATTTAGATCAATTTGTAGAAAAAAAGAATTCTAAAAGACATGGCGCAAATATTAAATTCAAAGAATAAGGATTTCGCAGAAGGAACCTAGATGACATCCAAAGCAATTCAACAATGAAATCAAATTACATTTTACAACACAACAATAGTAAGTGTGCATAAACAGAACAACATGTAACACATATTACAATTTATAATATCATATACGTACTACATATTACAGGGTATTCAACAATTGAAGCCATGGTATTCAACAATTAAATGATATTAGAGGAGAAAAGAATCGTCATTTAAAATGGGTCattgctttctttcttttagtATATTTTGGTACCAAACGCAAATAGTTAATTGTTCCTTGAAACACAGAAATTTAGTTTTGACGCTGAGAAGAATGAATTGGGAGTTGAGACAGAAAGCTACGTGAAAGGGAAGTGATTGAGTTTACTGTAACCATCCACGTCTTAATTCAGTGCGCAAAAACGATGGATATCCACCACTCCTTACTCAAGAAAACAACAATGAATGCATTACCATACATTAACCTATGAAAACGATGCTTCTGAATTAAATGCTAATTAATTTCACATAAATGCGCATCAATATCATGACATAAACCTCTGGTGTGAACCCAAATCTGAACACAAACACAAAAACCATAGAAGTAAGCATATCCTAATACTTAGGCAAAACTTAGACTATAACATCAGAACCAATTAATTTGTAAGACGATGGAGTAGCTAATTTAGTAATACACAACATGAGTCAACAATTGGAAACAGAACCCAAATTTATGAATGACATCAGAAAATTTATTCCTGTTTTTCCTgcagagagaaaaaaaaaaagatgcaGTCACCAAAAGTAAAATGAAAGTCAAACACCgtctttctggaaaatcaggaccAACAAAACCCACATTTTCAATGAAACAAACCAAACACAATGATCAAAAAGTTCCTTTTCAACCCTGGATTAAAGTTTTCAAGAAAAAGCAAACAACAAAGATAATTCGCAGGAGAAGAAGAAGCTGATACAAAGATGGAGCATCTAGCTGAATCTCAGTTTTCAGAGGAACTTACCAACCCAGAGAACCAAGagtgaaaaggaagaaaatttGGCAAATGGGAGAGGGAAATCCTCCACGTGGGTATGTTATGGCGGCAAAGTGGGAGAGGAACAGGCTTCGGAGATCCCGAGGAATATCGAAAGGTGATTGGATGAGGAATTCAATGCAGGAGGAGATAGGTTGGAAGCAAAGCTAAGAAGTGGAAATTAACGGTGGCAGCACTGTGCAAGGCGTGTGGAATCATTGTTCCACGTTGTCGTTCATCATCACAAGCATCAATATCAACATCAAAATAATCCATCTCTTGCTTCTTCTACGTCTTGGTACTTAATACATGTATGTGTTTTGTTCATTGATAaacaaagagagagaaaataatcATAGATTCCAACAATTCTTCTATAACAAAACACACAGAGGGAGATAGAGAGAGGTGTGCCTGTGTGTGACAGTGAGATGAAAGTGTGTGTTGGGTCGCTGCATGGGTCCCATGACGGGGAACTTGTTTCCCTTTCACGATTGTCTATGTTCGAGACCTGGGGCCCACTAGACTCCAACTAATTTTtgcttattttaataaatatggtAAACACCTATATCATGGCAAacgagtattttttttatataattaaataatattattttattatatatctcacaaaattaatataattattaggtTTATGTAACTTTCAAGtgacttatatatttttaattaatattttattaaaacatttatttattgaattaattttaaatattttttattgatggaTTGAACTTGATGTTTCTATCTTCTCCTTTCAGTTCCATGATAGAGAGGTATAACTACacataaaattgattaatttgataaagtgagatttatatattataatttgataatatttttagatGACATGGAATATCTAATACAACCTTTTGTGTGGAATATAAAGAAACTCACTAATAGTAaacattatatatttaaataattttgttagatAGATATTATATGCtcacaaataattttataaattttttaaattaaatctaattcaatCTAAAAAACggatttgaattaattaaaaaattaaaaaaaaagacgTTTACAATGATGTATAAAAATTGTGAATAAACTAACAGATAGAAAATTGATAGTTGGGTTTGGGAATAGGATTGTAAAACACTTTGATTatggtgtttttgaaaaaggtaaGATTATATGGATCCTTTTGTAGCGAATGCATAAACGATTGCGAGATAGTGACGAAATAGCATGAATGTAAAGATTAATATAGAAACTAGTTATCTCCTTTTTGGTGTTTTGCAACTCAAATTATTCTAATACTTTAATAATGACTTCTTACTACAATGATTTAATTTTGTTGCTGCCTATAACTATTGGATTTGTCCTTCTATTCATTTCGAAAAGGGACGAAACATATTGATGCTCAACTTAACTCAAATTTATCCAAAAGTCTTTTGACCTCATTACATTTCTCTGAAAAAGATGAATGatctaaaatcaaattattcGTTTCCTTTTTTAATGCCATGCTAAATGATCATTGCTTTTGTAATCATCAACTTTAAATTCCTCGATGATCGTGCTGTAACCTAACTTTCAAGATTAAGAAACTAACTCAACTGAATATCAAAGAATTAAAGTTTTGAagatttacaaaagaaaataatgttAATTTAGTTGATACCAATAAAAAACAAGGAAACATTCATATCAACAACACTTTCTTTTTTGGCTATTCAGCTTATAAGTATCGTGAACGCCAAGCATGCCATCTTTGTCTAAAGAGTATGCTATACAACAGCTACCAAATACCACATcacctctattttttttttttatatataattaaggtTTTTCagcaactaattttttttttacttttatattttaaatacactttaaaataaataatctatTATACCTTGTTCAGTTTTTTCTTTAATGTTCAAACAATTTTTaatgtattataaaaatataaataataatattattgaaacagtatattatcttaaaattttaaaaataaaaaataaaacccaacaattttgttattaaaaatgtccattataaaagaacaaaagaatagtatttattataaaattttatgctctttaaaaacattttttttaattcatatagattgcaagagatatgcaACACTGACATCAGAACCGCTATAGGATTTGTGATGACATTTATTGCTTTAGGATTCATTTCTTTATGTTTGGGCATTCGTATATCATACAGATTTATTATTTgactttaatattattataaagtttttttaaacttattatACATTACTACATAtaagaaaattagaaaaaaaaaatattactaaatcaaataaaatgttattaatatgatttagtaacattttattttattatatattatttatagtcaatattattaaatatttttaataatatttataaaagtactactaaatattttagtaacatttatttaatagaaaaataatattttaaatatattattaattattttttacatttatttaataaaaatattactaaattttttaataatatttttttaataaaaaaaattaaaatgttactaaaaatttttagtattttatttaatgaataaataaaattgtaaaaatattactaaattttttaataatattttttttaataaaaaaatgttactaaatatttttagtatttttttaataaataaataaaattttaaaatattactaaattttttaataatatttttttaaaaaaataatattataaaatattaataatattttttttaataaagaagcGACATTTGAAAAATGTTAGTGGATAAATTGTTTTGGTAACATTTTATAGTAGAAAATAACAATacaaaaatgttactaaaatttgtagtgatttttttaataaagaaatgacattaaaaaatgttactaaatttttttaataaaaaataatattataaaaatattacataaaaatatttaataaattatttcatcAGAAAATTATACACATTAAATAGGTTTGGATTGTAACAtatgaatttaataatttatgtttcaatatttttattttataaggaAGCTAGTAATAAAATTTGTCAACACAAATGTTAATAGTATATCAATGAATTTTTAATGTTTGAAAGAGAATTTAGACCTGCCTTGTCAATAAATTGTTACTTTTGTTTACTATGTAGCATACATAAGATTCCTAGTATGTACAACAACTACAATCTCACAATCAGTTTATGTATCATGGGAATTTCACTACAGTCATTCATTGTAAAGCGTACAGTTATTCAACATCAAAACCCTTCTCCTTTAGTTTAGTTTCAATCTCATTCTTCAGCCTCAACCACAACTTTGAGCTTCCTCATCCTTCCCTTGCCAATGAAATCCTTCACTGTTTCTTCGTGCTCCTTCAACCTTGGCTTCAGTTTACACCACTATTAATTCTCAGTATAGAGCCATAGAGCCCAAAGTAAGGCATATGCAACAAGCCCTTCCCAACATGTTTCAAAAAGTAGTATTATTCTCTTTCCAACCCAATAGTTTTCAAGTATTTCTTGGAATTCATTGAACTCAACATATGAAAACCTACATTCGAAGATAATTATATAAAGCAAAATGCAATGAAACAGAAAGAAAAGTTTGACTTTCTGTTCCAGACATTTCATCAAACAGCCGATGAGCGAAAATGGGTTCCACTGAAACTGCTCACTTCGTAGAACATAAAAAAAGGTACTTGTTTTGGGTCCTGAAAACACTTAGGGAACATTGTAATAATCACCATCTTTTTCCTAGGTTTATTGATTAAATTGTCCTTACACTAAGCCATAATACCAAGCTTCTACTAGCaagtttaatatattaaataatacatttttctaGAATTTTTGATGCATGAAGAAGCTTACACAATGCTATGTGATTTAGTCTCCAAACCAAAGAATGAAAGCACAAAAGGTTCTCAGAGCTCTGATTCTTAATATCTAAAGTATATGTTTATAAAAGATAAGGACAATAGCATAAACAAAGCCTAAAACACACTCTAATCATACTTGTAGTGCTTATGATAAGGAAACATTGATAGTATATCAAAAATAGTTTCACCCCATCACCCACAAGCTTGTACATGGAAAAATTGTCACAATGGAATTAAAGAACCATTATCTGCAATTGAAATAAAACCCAAAGCAGAAAACCCAGACAAACTCTtcgtttattttcaaaataacaaGCATTATACAATTAAACACATGCTGGAAATTCCAattccatcatcatcatcatcaattaCAAAAACTATCATTCCATTGAAATAATTCAAGTTTCAAACAATTCAACTCTTGCACAGAGCAAGGTCTTCAATCAGAATCACCAATAGTCagagaaataaattattttattaattcactaatataatcaaataaacaaaagaagaaagcaaTTGAAAGAAGAAAGCAAATTGAAAGAAGAAACTATGAAAACAAATAGATGGTACCATCATCAGTGATGTGAGTTTATTTTAACATTGAACATTTTAAAGGTttcactttgtttatgatttttgggTTTAGCAATTTAAGGTAAGAACCCTAAGAATATTCCCACTGTACATATTGAATACTCATATAATTCGACAACATCTTGAATTTATCTCCGTAAGCCACTAACAAACCTAACTATCTTTGACTCCTCACTATCATGCATATTTatcttagtcaaagttgtttccaaatctttaaaatattcatcTACCGATCTAGGTCCTTAATGAAGCCGTTGAAGCTTCAACAAAAGTTTCATCCTAtaatgaggaggaacaaaccacGCGAGCatgcatttttttaaatcataccaagagaccacgaTTGACCTCTTGTTCAAACCAATGTCCATCACAACTTGATGCCACTACTACATGGCATCATCTACAAAAttctagggaagctaacttaactTTTTGGTCTTCATCgacctcatacacattaaaaatCTGATCTACTTTAGCTTTCCATCCTAGATATACATCGGTGTCCCTTTCCCCTTTAAAACTTGGTAACttaataaaaggaaaagaaggTTTTTGGTGGTGGTGTTGGAGACGCCTATTATCCGCATGATGCACTCTCCACTCTTCGTCTTCGTCTTCATAACTCTCGTAGTGCATGTGATGTCATGTTTGGCACTTAGGCTCCCGCCTCCTTTCTCGGGCCATGCTTTCTTGGTTGGCTTCTAAACTCTGTATTTTCTCTAGCAGTTATCTATTCTCCTCTTCTTTTTGGGCTAAAGTTCCTTGGGCTTCGACTAATTCCCCCATAAGACATGCCTTTTGAGGGGACTGGGGCTTGGAAGACTCCCCGGAAGAGAAATTAGCCATTTAAAATTTGCACAAAGAAAGCAAAGGGTTAGTGGAAACAAACATTTTAAACCTTAACTCACGTGTATCACTCAAAAAAGATATTCCCTCAAAAGGGTCTACACTTGTAGCAACACCTCAAGTGAAAGATGACAAAACTCTTACACTTGCTCACAACCGTACCCCCAAAACAAAACTTAAGAAacaatgaaagacaagcaagaaaagcttTAAAACAAAGAAAGCAAAACCAAAAGGAATTAAGGTGAAGACAAAACTTTGAacaacaaacaagaaaagaacgAAAAAGACGCaaaaaaaacttacttaaactttAATTATGAAGATTTGAAAGTTCTTAGAAATTGAGAAAGAAAGTGGGATTAAACTCCACAATTATGAAAACATTTTGTCATATACTTAAAACCCCGTTTCGAAATTGAAATTTGGAAAGTGACTGCActaaaaaaatttgttgttttttttgtttttgttttgatttgatggATTCAAATTTTGAGATGATTTTGTTCATGCAATTGGAATGCACTTTTcaattatttgaaaaagaaaagacgTTGGGATTCAATTCATATGAACGCTTGTATTCTATGTTTGGAATTAAGTCAACAGTTACTAAAACAACTTCTAATGTGATTTTagttcttcacaattaaaatgaaaataagcaGAATAATAGtaagactcctagaacactaagaacatcAAACACAAGTAAAAGCAGTAAGAAAACTTTTTTTGACACAAAACGAAATTCAAAATGCGGAATTTAAAGTTCTTAACGAATGAAATGGCAgaattgtaaatgacaagaatttaaaggcaAAATTTAAATTGCTTGAATATAAAAGCGAGACTTTAAAATgtgcagaaaattaaagacaaaATATCAAATCAGAAAGATAAGCACAATTAAAGCCATTCTCTGattaccacatgatgtgagttgattttaggatttcacattttaaaggtttcactttgtttatgatttttgggTTTAGCAATTTAAGGTGAGAGCCCTAAGatgattcccactggacacgaacttaaccaagtggttaagtaagtgtgaaggttgaCTTCAGAAGGGCAAAGATAAAACACAATAATATGGTGACATTGATGCAATGGTGCGGAATTgaagaaaacataaaagatgGAAAGAAACAAGACAAGAATAATAAAGATGACCGaatgaaaataacaataaagaacATGAAGGAATGGAGCCGCAAAggaatattaaaaaaaggaaGAGATGAGTAGAACTTATGAAGAAAAAGGAAGTCATGCCACTTGGAGAAgagaaggctccaagatgagtggtgcaaagagccgccacttgagatgttactcacccaagataagacccagatAAACTAGAGTACTCAgactcacaaattcactcaaccagagtttctttacttcaaatttcaatgtgtcaatacatgaggcaatgcaccttatttataggaaAGGGTGCCTTGATGGGCAAATTGAGCAAGGGTAGAAAGGGAAAAGGGGAGGGGCAGCCAAAAGGGGTTGACTAAGGTCAAAACTGCCCCTTTGGCTAGGTTTTGTACAAGGTAGGGCAACCTTCCTCCTAAAGAGCTAggtacaagctaaaatgataagcACACCCCCTGTTATGCAAAAAGAACCCTActctactgaaattaaaaataaagaaactagctAATGCTCACCTCCCATGACTTGGGTTCTACTTCTTGTGATCTTATGAGGAAGACCAGACGCTGAAGCATTGGCTAGAGGTGGATCCTGACCTAGCCCTAAATCTTGGGTCATGCTCCGAGTCTTCCTTCTGGTACATGTTGGAGAGATTATGTTTTTATAAGAAGTGGATTAGATGGATGAAAGGATGTTTGGAATAATCCACAATCTTTGTTATAGTAAACTGTAGTAAAACCCGAGAGTTCACACCTAGTAAAGGATTAAGAGAAAAAGACtgttagaattgtaggccttaaacaagaggggggtgaattgttttaaaCGTTTTTCGAATGTTTTGAAGGTATGAAAAAAGCCAAAGAACAATCACAACCAAAGGAATCAAAGAAAAAccagttgtttttgcgattcaaccgattgtttttatcaggagagtgtaaaaacaactaaaaacagaTATACAAGAgttaaaagagagaaagaatcaTACAAgcaattttatactggttcactcttattccaagagctacatccaatttcCAAAAACCTCTGGGTATCTACAAAGTAATCAAAACcatattacaaacacacaaccaccaaagaagtgatcttgatcccctcaagaacacacacttcctttggcacaccacAAACACACCACAGATCAGAACACCCTTTGACTTTGTCAACACGAGTACTAACAGAATTacaaatcaagaagaaataggATTGATCACACTTgttacaaatcaaatcaaagtacaCAGCAAGTCCTACTTCACTCTTAGAGAAATATCCAAAGCTTTACgcaatcttggagaaaacttgatttcaaaaactGATCTTGTAACCTTAATTCTTGGAGCGTGTAACAAAACATTTATACTCCAATTAGtagttgaaaacatttattggaaa comes from the Phaseolus vulgaris cultivar G19833 chromosome 8, P. vulgaris v2.0, whole genome shotgun sequence genome and includes:
- the LOC137824505 gene encoding probable GPI-anchored adhesin-like protein PGA55, with product MGFGLTLRKKSSKQQSRSESAKDGSNLLQPNPSPKDSLKLKSKIIVGQASSDSGYKAKHNVVRKVQHLDSAKGSSTPPDELVKYMSSLPEFLKRSDGGESIQGKALNVGVLDWSKLEKWKNKQTHTKAEASNFTSFNSSEEASSTAATTSSTISVGHNKKLDGKKGLSSSRSKGPYKEDLGMSSKMSSQNVKQDQHSEIKTKTIGDELGMSPSEFGKTQSVTSLQRVKVNDYDEITSVVGSSASKSWHHGVSVVSNENSSGRNVEDDKRMEGLHPQSLKKKERNRKSSSDKGFSSLESKNKGVSFRSQKKMSSGGSELKNKMDQWQESDIDAGHKQSHRMPSNIVLLRPRRVLQLKSEDYFQHSQSRTSSDEDLGESSRSSVSYMSIPEEIYTEDLHSEIPHSKLLPSVAELVSSERLQQSNNTNLDIGRSSGVHKKASCSNNTSSLKSEYTCIEKDVLDIKLKNQCAFSNSLEPRDHGIPEPTPVNPSSNRRLSVSLSRIGRSFSFKEGSIPKLSSVYVSSKSGSVTPESSACLENHSKYKVKGHNRTRSSPLLRLLDPILKHKTSSIHLSDEHSVTSKGSIDSISLRTISLPEGKSKKESSFQALLQLTIRNGVPLFKFVINSERKVLAATTKSLALEEKDDLDCYFTFYLVNEIKKKSSKWMSHWSKEKSCGYAYNIVGKMRVSNSKIDESNNENSKRERVVKEYVLMGVEVDQVDRETSQFFMSKELAAVVIEIPCENINHEELLYSHNLPRKICLKCLADEKCFCSAQENDIYGSIKVILPGGLHSSPNTGEPSPLIQRWKLGGLCDCGGWDVGCKLLVLSNQNISSNIPRSSKSYLERFHLFVQEGAEGNTPLFTLLPLKDGFYSVEYSSTINHLQAFFISLVVLGNQKLPSSLEMNNIQEAIDKEFSSKNNNELQGKAPSYYNPIPPYSPAGRV